In Ruminiclostridium papyrosolvens DSM 2782, the following proteins share a genomic window:
- a CDS encoding sodium-dependent transporter: MTQKRDQWGSKAGFILAAVGSAVGLGNIWRYPYVLYSNGGGAFLIPYFFAILTAGIPLMIMEYGLGHKFKGSPPLAFARANKKWEWLGWWPSINSFIILTYYTLILSWAVNYLFFSFNQAWGSDTNSFFFKNFLKMTDSPFKLGGFVWPVFVGITIIWLINWLVCFKGVASGIEKINKILLPTLVIAIIIIVIRGVTLPGASLGLNKLFTPDWSKVLEPKVWIAAYGQVFFSLSLAMGIMVTYSSYLPKKTDINNSAFMTAFANCGFEFLSAIGVFGILGYMASTQGVGVDKVASQGIGLAFVVFPKVFTVMGGIGKLFGILFFLCLVFAGITSSISLVEASSSAMIDKTGAGRKKVVSLVCLVGYSISIVYSTGAGLYFLDIIDNFINSYGIVTVGLLEAITIGWLFGASKIREHTNPISYFSIGKWWNVMVKFVTPSILTFMIVSNIINEVIKPYGGYSQKALIAFGWSVIIIGIALSLILCQRPWKDRSITSYNPEEVK; the protein is encoded by the coding sequence ATGACACAAAAGAGGGATCAGTGGGGGTCTAAAGCCGGATTTATCCTTGCTGCTGTTGGCTCTGCTGTGGGGCTGGGCAATATATGGAGATATCCGTATGTACTCTATTCCAACGGCGGAGGTGCTTTTCTAATTCCATATTTCTTCGCCATACTAACTGCCGGAATACCGCTAATGATTATGGAATATGGGTTAGGACACAAATTTAAAGGTTCTCCGCCCTTAGCATTTGCCAGAGCAAACAAAAAATGGGAGTGGCTGGGCTGGTGGCCTAGCATTAATTCATTTATTATATTAACATACTATACCTTGATACTTAGTTGGGCCGTCAATTATCTGTTTTTCAGTTTTAATCAGGCTTGGGGCTCTGATACAAATTCATTTTTCTTCAAGAACTTTTTAAAAATGACAGATAGTCCTTTCAAGCTTGGAGGCTTTGTATGGCCTGTATTTGTGGGTATTACTATTATATGGCTGATAAACTGGCTTGTATGTTTTAAAGGAGTTGCAAGCGGAATAGAAAAGATAAATAAGATTTTGCTTCCTACCCTGGTAATTGCAATAATAATTATTGTTATCAGAGGAGTAACTCTTCCGGGGGCAAGTCTTGGACTGAACAAACTTTTTACACCGGATTGGTCAAAAGTACTTGAGCCAAAAGTCTGGATAGCTGCATATGGACAAGTTTTCTTTTCATTAAGCCTTGCAATGGGAATTATGGTAACTTACTCCAGTTATCTTCCAAAAAAGACAGATATCAACAACAGTGCATTTATGACAGCTTTTGCCAACTGCGGATTTGAATTCTTGTCTGCAATCGGTGTTTTCGGAATATTAGGATACATGGCTTCTACTCAGGGTGTAGGGGTAGATAAGGTTGCTTCACAGGGTATCGGACTTGCATTTGTAGTTTTCCCTAAAGTATTTACGGTTATGGGAGGTATAGGTAAGCTATTTGGTATATTATTCTTTCTATGTCTTGTTTTTGCCGGAATAACCTCTTCCATATCTCTGGTTGAAGCCTCTTCCTCCGCAATGATTGATAAAACTGGAGCCGGAAGAAAAAAAGTTGTTTCTTTAGTTTGCCTTGTTGGGTATTCCATAAGTATAGTTTATTCTACAGGGGCAGGACTATACTTCCTTGATATTATAGACAACTTTATTAATTCATACGGAATCGTAACAGTTGGCTTACTTGAGGCAATTACTATAGGATGGTTGTTCGGAGCTTCCAAGATAAGAGAACATACCAATCCTATTTCCTATTTTTCTATAGGGAAGTGGTGGAATGTTATGGTAAAATTTGTAACTCCATCAATTTTGACCTTCATGATTGTTTCTAACATCATAAATGAAGTAATAAAACCATACGGAGGATATTCTCAAAAAGCACTGATTGCCTTCGGTTGGAGTGTAATAATTATCGGAATTGCTCTATCTTTGATATTGTGTCAAAGACCTTGGAAGGACAGAAGTATTACCTCTTATAATCCTGAGGAGGTGAAGTAG
- a CDS encoding alpha/beta fold hydrolase codes for MEYTVKTEQDVNIYVNDINPYGKKTILFVHGWPLSHRAFEYQFNVLPKMGYRCIGIDTRGFGNSSKPFWGYDYNRLAEDVRCVVDALKLRNFVLGGHSMGGATVIRYMSLFKGYGVSKLALFAAAAPSLTMRPDFPYGLPKEDITKIIQSIYDNRPQMLLDTAPMFFYKPVTKALSDWFFQLGFEAASWATAECAKTFRDESLFNDLPQIQVPTLILHGIHDRVCLFPLAEAMNKAIRNSRLVPFEYSGHSLFFEEKDKFNMELVKFADQL; via the coding sequence ATGGAGTACACTGTTAAGACAGAACAGGATGTAAATATTTATGTAAACGACATCAATCCTTATGGTAAAAAAACAATTCTTTTTGTACACGGTTGGCCTTTAAGCCACCGGGCATTTGAGTATCAATTCAATGTGCTTCCTAAAATGGGCTACAGATGTATTGGTATAGATACGAGAGGCTTCGGCAATTCAAGTAAGCCTTTTTGGGGTTATGACTATAACAGATTGGCTGAAGATGTACGTTGTGTAGTTGATGCATTGAAGCTTAGAAACTTCGTTCTGGGAGGCCACTCAATGGGAGGTGCTACTGTTATACGCTATATGTCGCTGTTTAAAGGATATGGCGTTTCAAAACTGGCACTGTTCGCTGCAGCTGCACCAAGTCTGACTATGCGCCCTGACTTTCCTTACGGTCTTCCTAAAGAAGATATAACAAAAATAATTCAGAGTATATACGACAATCGCCCCCAAATGCTTCTGGATACTGCACCGATGTTTTTTTATAAACCTGTAACCAAGGCTCTATCCGACTGGTTTTTCCAGCTTGGCTTTGAGGCCGCTAGCTGGGCAACGGCAGAGTGCGCCAAAACCTTCCGTGATGAAAGCCTTTTTAATGACCTTCCCCAAATTCAGGTTCCCACCCTGATACTTCACGGCATACATGACCGTGTTTGTCTGTTTCCACTGGCGGAAGCCATGAACAAGGCAATAAGAAACTCAAGGCTCGTACCCTTTGAGTATAGCGGACATAGTCTGTTTTTTGAGGAAAAAGATAAGTTTAATATGGAATTAGTCAAATTCGCCGACCAACTTTAG
- a CDS encoding hemerythrin domain-containing protein, whose amino-acid sequence MDCIDLMVDEHKNIKRMLKVIRAYCYKILKGEEVRYEDFFTMIDFVRNYADAHHHGKEEKLLFDRMEKEMGPAAQKLVRHGMLVEHDLGRLHMQELEAAVKRVMEGDDESRLDIIANAVSYTHLLYRHIEKEDGVVYTFARNNLVKETMDKLNYECEKAENKAQEQHLQEKYLKMIEEFEQKIL is encoded by the coding sequence ATGGATTGTATTGATTTAATGGTTGATGAACATAAAAATATAAAGCGTATGCTGAAAGTCATTCGTGCATATTGTTACAAGATTTTAAAGGGTGAAGAGGTTAGGTATGAGGATTTTTTCACAATGATTGATTTTGTGAGAAATTATGCAGATGCTCACCACCACGGAAAGGAGGAAAAACTACTTTTTGACAGGATGGAAAAAGAAATGGGGCCGGCTGCACAAAAGCTTGTAAGACATGGTATGCTTGTTGAACATGATCTAGGACGGCTTCATATGCAGGAACTTGAAGCTGCTGTAAAAAGAGTTATGGAAGGTGATGATGAATCAAGGCTTGATATAATTGCCAATGCCGTTTCATATACACACCTGCTTTACAGGCATATTGAAAAAGAAGACGGAGTAGTATACACATTTGCAAGAAACAACCTTGTTAAAGAAACAATGGACAAACTGAACTATGAATGTGAAAAGGCAGAAAACAAAGCGCAGGAACAACATTTACAGGAGAAATACCTCAAAATGATAGAAGAATTTGAGCAAAAGATATTATAA
- a CDS encoding nitroreductase family protein, whose translation MSKNFYTAVKDRRTYYGIDKQIPVSDERIQEIIKDAVLHTPSAFNSQSARVVLLLGANHDKLWDITKDTLSKVVPPENFSATEQKINSFKSGYGTVLFFEDNSVVESLQQQFAAYKDNFPIWSEQSSGMLQYVVWTSLEIEGIGVSLQHYNPLINDAVRTEWKIPLNWRLVAQMPFGKPTASPDEKQFQPIESRFKVFK comes from the coding sequence TTGTCTAAAAATTTTTATACAGCAGTAAAAGACAGGCGCACATACTATGGAATTGATAAGCAGATTCCTGTTTCCGATGAAAGGATTCAGGAGATTATTAAAGACGCGGTTCTCCACACGCCTTCAGCCTTTAACAGTCAAAGTGCAAGAGTTGTATTATTATTGGGAGCGAACCATGATAAGCTATGGGACATAACTAAAGATACCCTCAGTAAAGTGGTGCCGCCTGAAAACTTTTCAGCAACAGAGCAAAAAATCAACTCTTTCAAAAGTGGCTATGGTACTGTTTTGTTTTTTGAGGATAACTCAGTTGTCGAATCACTACAACAGCAATTTGCAGCGTACAAGGATAATTTTCCCATTTGGTCAGAGCAGTCAAGCGGAATGTTGCAGTATGTAGTTTGGACTTCTTTAGAAATTGAGGGCATAGGAGTTTCTCTTCAGCATTATAACCCATTGATAAATGATGCGGTCAGAACTGAATGGAAAATCCCGCTGAACTGGAGGCTTGTTGCCCAAATGCCTTTTGGAAAACCAACTGCATCGCCTGATGAAAAGCAATTTCAGCCAATTGAATCAAGATTTAAAGTTTTCAAATAA
- a CDS encoding phage tail protein, giving the protein MDCPIMGMIKLFPFSYVPRGWAICNGAILNIQSNTALYSLLGVQFGGNGSTTFGLPDLRGAEPDSNTAFCIATEGLYPERQ; this is encoded by the coding sequence ATGGATTGTCCTATTATGGGTATGATAAAACTCTTTCCGTTTTCCTATGTCCCTCGTGGGTGGGCCATTTGTAACGGTGCAATTTTAAACATTCAATCAAATACTGCCTTATATTCACTGCTGGGAGTTCAGTTTGGAGGCAATGGCAGTACTACGTTTGGACTGCCTGATTTAAGAGGTGCGGAACCAGATTCAAATACTGCCTTCTGCATTGCAACTGAAGGATTATATCCTGAAAGACAATAA
- a CDS encoding phage tail protein produces the protein MDCPFLGQIQLFALGFQPLGWQLCNGATLPVSQNQALYSLIGNKFGGVPNSTFVVPNMLKASAYQSKSPRPMAYFIAIEGLYPQRS, from the coding sequence ATGGATTGTCCTTTTCTAGGTCAGATTCAACTTTTCGCCCTTGGATTTCAACCACTAGGTTGGCAATTATGCAATGGTGCAACATTACCAGTAAGTCAAAATCAGGCATTATATTCATTAATCGGTAATAAATTCGGAGGAGTCCCAAATTCAACTTTTGTAGTTCCAAATATGCTAAAGGCGAGTGCTTATCAGTCTAAGTCACCGCGTCCTATGGCTTACTTCATTGCGATAGAAGGTTTATATCCCCAAAGAAGTTAA
- a CDS encoding phage tail protein yields MDFPFIGQIQLFALGFAPMDWKLCDGTVYPIAQNQALYALIGNKFGGITGQTFAVPNLLKASAYQASRPMAYYIAMTGLFPTPN; encoded by the coding sequence ATGGATTTTCCTTTTATAGGTCAGATTCAGCTTTTTGCCTTAGGCTTCGCTCCAATGGATTGGAAGTTATGTGATGGAACGGTGTATCCAATTGCACAGAATCAGGCATTATATGCATTAATAGGAAACAAATTTGGCGGTATAACCGGTCAGACCTTCGCCGTTCCGAATCTGCTAAAAGCCAGTGCGTATCAAGCATCTCGCCCCATGGCGTATTATATTGCTATGACAGGCTTATTTCCTACACCTAATTAA